A region from the Manihot esculenta cultivar AM560-2 chromosome 13, M.esculenta_v8, whole genome shotgun sequence genome encodes:
- the LOC110629356 gene encoding GDP-mannose transporter GONST3, producing MSDDVENPKVKIDQKGPGASPPAYEIQPTWYSSLLHQTSIYGVAAGYCISASLLSIINKWAVMRFPYPGALTALQYFTSAAGVLVCGWFKLVEHDPLDLLTMWRFLPAAIMFYLSLFTNSELLLHANVDTFIVFRSVVPIFVAIGETLFLHQPWPALKTWLSLATIFGGSVLYVITDYQFTVTAYSWALAYLVSMTVDFVYIKHVVMTIGLNTWGLVLYNNLEALLLFPLELLIMGELKKIKHEISDGSDWYSFEVVLPVGLSCLFGLSISFFGFSCRKAISATGYTVLGVVNKLLTVVINLVIWDKHSSLIGTVGLLICMLGGIMYQQSTSKPKSVPEVKSEETEEEQQKLLEMQSKLESNNSETEVTESQQGNETVQKTIG from the coding sequence ATGTCTGATGATGTGGAAAATCCTAAAGTTAAGATTGACCAAAAAGGACCAGGAGCCTCACCTCCTGCCTATGAAATTCAGCCAACCTGGTATAGCAGCTTACTTCATCAAACCTCTATCTATGGTGTAGCTGCAGGATATTGCATTTCAGCATCTCTGCTCTCCATCATCAACAAGTGGGCTGTCATGAGATTCCCTTATCCTGGAGCTCTAACTGCTCTACAGTATTTCACTAGTGCTGCTGGTGTTCTTGTCTGTGGATGGTTTAAACTCGTGGAGCATGACCCACTTGACCTTCTGACTATGTGGCGTTTCTTGCCAGCAGCCATTATGTTCTACCTTTCACTCTTTACCAACAGTGAGCTCTTACTTCATGCCAATGTTGATACCTTTATTGTCTTTCGTTCTGTAGTCCCTATATTTGTTGCAATAGGAGAAACTCTGTTTCTGCACCAGCCATGGCCAGCATTGAAGACATGGCTCTCGCTGGCAACCATCTTTGGAGGAAGTGTGCTTTATGTTATAACAGATTACCAATTCACAGTCACAGCATATAGTTGGGCTCTAGCTTATTTGGTGAGCATGACAGTAGATTTCGTGTACATAAAGCATGTTGTGATGACTATAGGTTTAAATACATGGGGTCTTGTGTTGTATAACAATCTTGAGGCCCTCCTACTCTTTCCTCTGGAATTGCTTATAATGGGTGAACTGAAGAAGATAAAGCATGAAATTTCTGATGGGTCAGATTGGTACTCTTTTGAGGTGGTTCTGCCTGTTGGGCTGTCTTGCTTGTTTGGTTTATCCATCTCGTTCTTTGGGTTTTCTTGCCGGAAGGCAATTTCCGCGACAGGATATACTGTTCTTGGAGTGGTGAACAAGCTGTTGACAGTGGTAATCAATCTGGTTATTTGGGATAAGCATTCCTCATTAATTGGGACAGTAGGGCTTCTCATTTGTATGCTAGGTGGAATTATGTATCAGCAATCCACAAGTAAGCCCAAGTCTGTTCCTGAAGTAAAATCAGAAGAAACCGAGGAAGAACAGCAGAAGCTGCTAGAAATGCAAAGCAAACTAGAAAGCAACAACAGTGAGACAGAAGTTACTGAATCTCAACAGGGAAATGAGACTGTTCAAAAGACAATTGGATAG